In Gemmatimonadaceae bacterium, the following proteins share a genomic window:
- a CDS encoding Fic family protein: MLLEARTALARLDGVGKHLPNPTLLMRPLQRREALRSSSLEGTYTEPEEQVLFDLEPTIPARETDRENPLREVFNYARALQLRGSGTDRLPLSRHLIRQLHHTLMDGVRGSDQNPGQFRTRQNQIGKPARFVPPPPHQLGDLLENFEHFLQQPRQRDPLVDAFLAHYQFETIHPFMDGNGRVGRLLLALCIEEWCQLSGQWLYMSAYFDRNKDTYMDLLLRVSTDGAWADWIGFCLRGVKEQADDAMRRCDRLLALQKDFAERLSAAAAMKMLALVDSLFIAPAVRVADAQRILNISFPTAQKYLNHLTALGILTKRAGVSPMSYISKPILDVTYED, encoded by the coding sequence ATGCTCCTCGAAGCCCGGACGGCCCTGGCGCGACTGGATGGCGTGGGTAAGCACCTCCCCAACCCCACGCTCCTGATGCGACCGCTGCAGCGCCGCGAGGCGCTGCGGTCCTCCAGCCTCGAGGGGACCTATACCGAGCCCGAGGAGCAGGTGCTCTTCGACCTGGAGCCAACGATCCCCGCGCGCGAGACCGACCGAGAGAACCCACTGCGGGAGGTCTTCAACTATGCGCGCGCGCTGCAGCTTCGCGGCAGCGGTACCGACCGGCTCCCTCTCTCGCGACACCTCATCCGCCAGCTGCATCACACGCTGATGGACGGCGTGCGCGGTTCGGACCAGAACCCCGGTCAGTTTCGCACCCGACAAAACCAGATCGGGAAGCCCGCTCGCTTCGTTCCCCCGCCACCGCACCAGTTGGGAGATCTGCTCGAGAACTTCGAGCACTTCCTCCAGCAACCGCGCCAGCGCGATCCCCTCGTCGACGCCTTCCTTGCCCACTATCAGTTCGAGACCATCCACCCATTCATGGATGGGAACGGACGAGTGGGGCGACTGCTACTCGCGTTATGCATCGAGGAATGGTGCCAGCTCTCGGGACAGTGGCTCTACATGAGCGCCTACTTCGACCGCAACAAGGACACCTACATGGATCTTTTGCTCCGCGTCAGCACCGATGGCGCGTGGGCAGACTGGATCGGCTTCTGCCTACGCGGGGTGAAGGAACAGGCCGACGATGCCATGCGGCGATGTGATCGATTGCTGGCGCTGCAGAAGGACTTCGCAGAGCGGCTTTCTGCTGCCGCGGCGATGAAGATGCTAGCGCTCGTTGATTCGCTGTTCATCGCGCCGGCGGTGCGCGTAGCCGACGCCCAGCGAATCCTCAACATCTCGTTTCCAACGGCGCAGAAGTACCTGAATCACCTGACCGCGCTCGGCATCCTGACCAAGCGTGCGGGCGTGTCCCCCATGTCGTACATCAGCAAGCCAATCCTCGACGTCACGTACGAAGATTGA
- a CDS encoding TIGR04255 family protein yields MADYETLPHAPLTEALIDFGVSAEFPIDLDALSQFGERIANRYPGRTIMHAVRSEFALTPTGVVPRPGGTSATQNGYRFQSADATQVVQARTDGIAISRLRPYRDWGSLVAEARDIWEAYAEATGVPHVSRLALRYINRIEVPLPFSDFKEYFLTIPEVGTGIPQGLAAFFMRLTIPFEQIGAVAIINQTIDVSVDPRDRLPVIFDIELNRIGKVEGAEIWRMLESLRAAKNQVFFRSLTPKCLELFR; encoded by the coding sequence ATGGCTGATTACGAGACGCTGCCTCACGCTCCGCTGACCGAGGCGCTGATCGACTTCGGCGTGTCGGCGGAATTCCCGATCGACCTGGACGCACTCAGCCAGTTCGGAGAGCGCATCGCGAATCGGTATCCCGGCAGGACGATCATGCACGCCGTCCGCTCAGAGTTCGCACTCACCCCAACCGGGGTCGTTCCACGGCCCGGAGGAACGAGTGCGACTCAAAACGGGTACCGGTTTCAGAGCGCAGACGCAACACAGGTCGTGCAGGCTCGAACGGATGGAATCGCGATCAGTCGCCTTCGACCGTATCGCGACTGGGGGTCCCTGGTTGCCGAAGCGCGCGACATATGGGAAGCGTATGCGGAGGCCACCGGTGTGCCACACGTTTCCCGTCTTGCTCTGCGCTACATCAACCGAATCGAGGTTCCGCTGCCGTTCTCGGACTTCAAGGAGTACTTCCTGACCATTCCCGAGGTCGGGACCGGGATTCCGCAGGGATTGGCCGCCTTCTTCATGCGTTTGACCATCCCGTTCGAGCAAATCGGCGCCGTCGCGATCATCAATCAGACGATCGATGTGAGCGTTGACCCAAGGGACCGCCTACCGGTGATCTTCGACATCGAATTGAATCGCATAGGAAAGGTCGAAGGCGCCGAAATCTGGCGCATGTTGGAATCGCTCCGTGCCGCGAAGAACCAAGTCTTCTTCCGCAGTCTCACCCCCAAGTGTCTCGAGCTCTTTCGATGA
- a CDS encoding site-specific DNA-methyltransferase, with amino-acid sequence MPARKKSSGAAIKPKAPKPGSAAATQNYSHPTADSPLRPDVGTQAQFRKKKAPATYRYDSSLSPSLDWDAQNPAREQGEALIAAIRNATSLEEARAAADKLAALGRPFLNWTGKGERLSFDVPTLPLFVHERLSTKAILESVQRHERTQQAELDLFSDPRHSVVDQTLRAYEHRDRWVNRMVLGDSLVVMNSLLHYEGLGGQVQMIYIDPPYGVKFGSNFQPFVRKRDVKHNDDGDMTREPEMVQAYRDTWELGLHSYLTYLRDRLLLARELLSPSGSVFVQISDENLHHVRELMDEVFGAENSCMVLAFKKTQGQTSQLPATVNDYLLWYSKDFDSIRYRSVFVDRDPFENPNERYICVETTDGEVIDLTVRQKLRLDPIPEGRILKLNDLSSQTGSENSRFPIELGGKTFYPPGARGWSTSREGIERLREAGRLHAVGKSLMYKAYRDEFPFREINSYWPDAKLTGFGETRYYVVQTATSIIERCLLMTTDPGDLVLDPTCGSGTTAYVAEQWGRRWITIDTSRVPLALARQRLLTATYPWYELKDDARGPAGGFTYKRKQNSKGEEVGGIVPHITLKSIANNEPPAQEVLVDRPEEKKGITRVSGPFVFEATIPTPVDWEGDGIEDSGLPNVAESHGSFVERMLEVLRKSPVLRLAGNQSATLTQIRPPRSKVISAEAKADGQDVAIVFGPESGAISEKLVYEAAREANAKHYTHLYVIGFAIQPHARELVEHCEDVTGIPATYVQATPDVMMGDLLKNMRSSQIFSVCGLPEVVLRKAAKQKAGEPTQYEVEFRGLDVFDPVTMELDRRDGDDVPAWLLDTNYNELSFHVDQAFFPRTSAWDNLKRALKGTYDDAVWEHLAGTVSAPFVPGATGKVAVKVIDDRGNELMVVREVEK; translated from the coding sequence ATGCCTGCTCGCAAGAAGTCATCCGGCGCCGCCATCAAGCCCAAGGCTCCCAAGCCTGGCAGCGCCGCCGCCACGCAGAACTACTCGCACCCCACCGCCGACTCCCCGCTGCGCCCCGACGTGGGGACGCAGGCACAGTTCCGCAAGAAGAAGGCGCCGGCCACCTATCGCTACGACTCCTCGCTCTCGCCATCGCTCGACTGGGATGCGCAGAACCCGGCGCGCGAACAGGGCGAAGCGCTCATCGCCGCCATCCGCAACGCCACCTCGCTGGAAGAGGCAAGGGCCGCCGCCGACAAGCTCGCCGCGCTAGGACGCCCCTTCCTCAACTGGACCGGCAAGGGCGAGCGCCTCTCGTTCGATGTGCCCACGCTCCCGCTCTTTGTGCACGAGCGGCTGAGCACCAAGGCCATCCTGGAGAGCGTGCAGCGGCATGAACGCACGCAGCAGGCCGAGCTGGACCTGTTCAGCGACCCGCGCCACAGCGTGGTGGACCAGACGCTGCGCGCCTACGAGCATCGCGACCGCTGGGTGAACCGCATGGTGCTCGGCGATTCGCTGGTGGTGATGAACTCGCTGCTGCACTACGAGGGGCTGGGTGGGCAGGTGCAGATGATCTACATCGACCCGCCGTACGGGGTGAAGTTCGGGAGCAACTTCCAGCCGTTTGTGCGCAAGCGGGACGTGAAGCACAACGACGACGGGGACATGACGCGGGAGCCGGAGATGGTGCAGGCGTACCGCGACACGTGGGAGCTGGGGCTGCACTCGTATCTGACGTACCTGCGCGACCGGTTGCTGCTGGCGAGGGAGCTGCTCAGCCCAAGTGGGAGCGTGTTCGTGCAGATCTCGGATGAGAATCTGCACCACGTGCGGGAGTTGATGGATGAGGTGTTTGGGGCGGAGAACAGTTGCATGGTTCTGGCGTTCAAGAAGACGCAAGGCCAGACGAGCCAGCTTCCTGCAACCGTCAATGACTATCTCCTCTGGTACTCCAAGGACTTCGACTCCATCAGGTATCGCTCCGTCTTTGTCGACCGAGACCCATTCGAGAATCCGAACGAACGTTACATCTGTGTGGAGACCACCGATGGTGAGGTTATCGACCTAACGGTTCGACAGAAGCTGAGGCTCGACCCGATTCCCGAAGGCAGAATCCTAAAGTTGAATGACCTGTCTTCACAAACAGGAAGCGAGAACTCTCGCTTCCCGATTGAGTTAGGCGGAAAGACGTTCTATCCGCCCGGTGCTCGAGGTTGGTCGACCTCGAGGGAGGGGATTGAACGATTGCGGGAAGCAGGACGGCTTCATGCGGTCGGCAAGTCCCTGATGTATAAGGCATATCGTGACGAGTTTCCCTTTCGCGAGATCAACTCGTATTGGCCCGACGCGAAACTGACGGGCTTTGGTGAGACGCGCTACTACGTGGTTCAAACGGCGACGTCCATCATTGAGCGCTGCCTCCTGATGACCACCGACCCCGGCGACCTCGTCCTCGACCCCACCTGCGGCTCGGGCACCACCGCCTACGTCGCCGAGCAATGGGGGCGCCGCTGGATCACCATCGACACCTCGCGCGTCCCGCTCGCCCTCGCTCGGCAGCGCCTCCTCACCGCCACCTACCCCTGGTACGAACTCAAGGACGACGCGCGCGGCCCGGCCGGCGGCTTCACCTACAAGCGCAAGCAGAACAGCAAGGGTGAGGAGGTGGGCGGCATCGTTCCGCACATCACCCTCAAGTCCATCGCCAACAACGAACCGCCGGCGCAGGAAGTCCTCGTCGATCGCCCTGAAGAGAAGAAAGGGATCACGCGCGTGAGCGGCCCCTTCGTCTTCGAGGCCACCATCCCCACCCCGGTCGACTGGGAAGGGGATGGCATCGAGGACTCCGGCCTGCCTAACGTGGCCGAGTCGCACGGGTCGTTCGTGGAGCGCATGCTGGAGGTGCTGCGCAAGAGCCCCGTGTTGCGGCTGGCGGGGAACCAGTCGGCCACGCTCACGCAGATCCGGCCGCCCCGTTCCAAGGTCATCTCGGCGGAAGCCAAGGCCGATGGACAGGACGTCGCCATCGTCTTCGGCCCTGAGAGCGGTGCCATCAGTGAGAAGCTCGTGTACGAGGCCGCGCGCGAGGCCAACGCCAAGCACTACACGCACCTCTACGTCATCGGCTTCGCCATCCAGCCGCACGCGCGCGAGCTGGTGGAGCACTGCGAGGACGTCACCGGGATCCCCGCCACCTATGTGCAGGCCACGCCCGACGTGATGATGGGCGACCTGCTCAAGAACATGCGCTCGTCGCAGATCTTCTCCGTCTGCGGGCTCCCCGAGGTGGTGCTGCGCAAAGCCGCCAAGCAGAAGGCCGGCGAGCCCACCCAGTACGAGGTCGAGTTCCGCGGCCTCGACGTCTTCGACCCCGTCACCATGGAGCTCGACCGCCGCGACGGCGACGATGTGCCGGCGTGGCTGCTCGACACCAACTACAACGAGCTGTCATTCCACGTGGACCAGGCCTTCTTCCCGCGCACCAGCGCCTGGGACAACCTCAAGCGCGCGCTCAAGGGGACGTATGACGACGCGGTGTGGGAGCACCTGGCGGGGACGGTGAGCGCGCCCTTTGTGCCGGGGGCGACGGGGAAGGTGGCGGTGAAGGTTATTGATGATCGGGGGAATGAACTGATGGTGGTGCGGGAGGTGGAGAAGTGA
- a CDS encoding phospholipase D family protein, which translates to MREVADAGELDLAAPYLSVSILRELVRRAPKFRLVTDAEEWLRAFARPARTEILDFIHEHAQQVRHCRDLHAKVALSPTLAMFGSANFTERGLFQRQEVGAVVSDEGQVRQIREWYDLLWMHASPIVREQLLEFEASLPALPESETTPTLRTIPLAAPETASARAASLIVAEADIDRKADSEDRLIAYLAGAPSRRWTESYFESIATLVEALGVENGDKRFVLTIREGTFFIPVTINSRWVLRPYIADDRTLGIAGAMLLVRANADVVDASAPGRVYDDVQFRAQRGETDEPPMSIAFRDFSFLSDRRFRDEWLIACQVELLRRAGSQNQRHHSRILFRTATDRAYRQRLFARVNWANA; encoded by the coding sequence TTGCGCGAGGTCGCGGACGCGGGCGAGTTGGATCTCGCGGCGCCGTACCTGTCCGTTTCCATCCTTCGCGAGTTGGTCAGACGCGCCCCCAAGTTTCGCCTCGTGACCGACGCGGAGGAGTGGTTGCGTGCGTTTGCGCGGCCGGCGAGGACGGAGATTCTCGACTTCATTCACGAGCACGCCCAGCAGGTGCGGCACTGTCGCGACCTGCATGCCAAGGTCGCGCTGTCGCCCACCTTGGCGATGTTTGGGTCGGCGAACTTCACGGAGCGCGGGCTGTTCCAGCGACAGGAGGTGGGAGCGGTAGTCTCAGACGAAGGTCAGGTCCGACAGATTAGGGAGTGGTATGACCTTCTGTGGATGCACGCGAGCCCCATCGTTCGCGAACAGCTGCTCGAGTTCGAAGCCTCCCTTCCTGCGCTCCCTGAAAGCGAGACTACGCCGACGCTCCGAACAATCCCGTTGGCCGCGCCGGAGACTGCCTCTGCGCGTGCAGCTAGCCTCATCGTCGCCGAAGCCGACATCGATCGGAAGGCCGACTCGGAAGACCGGCTGATTGCCTACCTCGCCGGCGCTCCCTCCCGACGCTGGACGGAGTCCTATTTCGAATCCATAGCCACGCTAGTGGAGGCTCTTGGCGTCGAGAACGGCGACAAGCGATTTGTCCTCACCATTCGCGAGGGGACGTTCTTTATCCCAGTCACCATCAACTCACGATGGGTATTGCGGCCCTACATCGCCGACGATCGCACGCTCGGGATCGCCGGCGCCATGCTACTCGTTCGAGCCAACGCCGATGTGGTCGACGCGTCTGCACCCGGGCGCGTCTACGACGACGTTCAATTCCGGGCGCAACGCGGTGAGACCGACGAGCCGCCGATGTCCATCGCGTTCCGGGACTTCTCGTTTCTTTCCGATCGACGTTTTCGCGACGAATGGCTCATCGCCTGTCAGGTCGAACTCCTTAGAAGAGCGGGCTCGCAGAACCAGCGGCACCACTCCCGCATCCTCTTCCGCACCGCCACCGACCGCGCATATCGCCAGCGCCTGTTCGCCCGGGTAAACTGGGCCAACGCCTGA
- a CDS encoding DUF3365 domain-containing protein — protein MIFLLMGSAHFFFVTPLEAQGAQKAQGQGAAAALPPARAAVARAVHEVEALDLLRSTLAQSFAAGGMAATDSTFAQVCKPVKGKAMALARETGWSIAQLAERNRNPDNALDAESRRAFRAMQQDPALMSMTRRATMRGETGTRYFRRITVEPACLACHGARDRRPDFVQKNYPADRAYGFAAGDLRGVYSVFIPDSAAAAGRR, from the coding sequence ATGATCTTCCTGTTGATGGGAAGCGCGCACTTCTTCTTCGTCACTCCGCTCGAAGCGCAGGGGGCGCAGAAGGCGCAGGGGCAGGGCGCCGCCGCGGCGCTCCCGCCGGCACGCGCGGCAGTCGCGCGCGCGGTCCACGAGGTCGAGGCGCTGGATCTCCTGCGCTCGACGCTGGCGCAGTCCTTTGCGGCTGGCGGCATGGCGGCCACCGACTCGACCTTCGCGCAGGTGTGCAAGCCGGTGAAGGGGAAGGCGATGGCGCTGGCCAGGGAGACAGGATGGTCGATTGCGCAGCTCGCCGAACGCAACCGGAATCCCGATAACGCACTCGACGCCGAGTCGCGCCGCGCATTTCGCGCGATGCAACAGGACCCGGCGCTCATGAGCATGACGCGCCGCGCGACGATGCGCGGCGAGACGGGAACGCGTTACTTTCGACGCATCACCGTGGAGCCGGCGTGCCTCGCCTGTCATGGCGCGCGCGACCGGCGTCCCGATTTCGTGCAGAAGAACTACCCCGCGGACCGGGCCTACGGCTTTGCAGCTGGCGACCTGCGCGGGGTGTACTCGGTCTTCATCCCCGACTCGGCCGCGGCCGCCGGTCGGCGGTAG
- a CDS encoding cytochrome c has product MTTRIPTRATRGIAAALGVAIAMTASDALAQGDAARAAQLAQGKQLVSTVCAACHTEQPPPKLAPPLSHVSRRYRMLNQGDRDKALARIVAWIKAPAKEKSLMPAMAIERFGLMAPLPLPDSQLQAAAAYVWSLSEGDSTMGGGMGNMRGMQHGHMADTSKMKDTTTLKRP; this is encoded by the coding sequence GTGACGACGCGCATCCCGACGCGCGCGACGAGGGGTATCGCCGCAGCGCTCGGCGTTGCCATCGCGATGACGGCGTCCGATGCGTTGGCACAGGGCGACGCCGCGCGCGCTGCCCAGCTCGCCCAGGGCAAGCAGCTCGTCTCGACGGTCTGCGCCGCGTGCCACACCGAGCAGCCGCCGCCCAAGCTGGCGCCGCCGCTCTCCCACGTGTCGCGGCGCTATCGCATGCTGAACCAGGGCGACCGCGACAAGGCGCTGGCGCGCATCGTGGCCTGGATCAAGGCGCCGGCCAAGGAGAAGTCGCTGATGCCGGCCATGGCCATCGAGCGCTTCGGACTCATGGCCCCGCTCCCGCTTCCCGACAGCCAACTACAGGCAGCGGCAGCCTATGTCTGGTCGCTCTCCGAGGGCGACTCGACGATGGGAGGCGGGATGGGGAACATGCGCGGGATGCAGCATGGGCACATGGCCGACACGTCGAAGATGAAGGACACCACCACGCTCAAGCGGCCATAA
- a CDS encoding TldD/PmbA family protein, whose protein sequence is MPFSRRDFVSTSAAAAAALGVGHLTPRVAAAMSVGPDALPLQDPAFKQLAMRALEAAKGAGASYADVRISRNRTQNVFTRERRVQGVVDNETFGFGVRVLVNGAWGFAASSTITPEEIVRVARQAARQAQASRPTQLKPVVLAPGQAPVTDGTWKSPIQKDPFDVPIEEKVQLLLAANEAALKVKGARFCTSSMFFLREEKTYANTDGSYTVQTIYRAQPSLTVTAVSADFTDFQSRQSTDIQPKGLGYEHVTNANLVTNATKWAEQAVEKLSAKPVEVGRYDLVLHPTHLWLTVHEACAHPTELDRALGYEANYAGTSFAAPPEKTLGTLKFGSPLMNVRGDRSQAGSLSACGWDDEGQKPDDFMIIEKGILVNYHAITRMQAPFLDWWYRKNGKPLKSQGCSYSQSWADVQFERMPNVSLMPGTTERSFEDIIAATDKGIAIVGDGSFSIDQQRYNAQFGGQLFYEIKGGKVVGMLKDVAYQIRTPEFWAAMDMIGGPKSYELCGAFGDAKGQPSQSNAVSHGCVPTRHRQINVINTGRQG, encoded by the coding sequence ATGCCCTTCTCCCGTCGTGATTTCGTGTCCACCTCCGCTGCGGCCGCGGCCGCGCTGGGGGTTGGGCACCTTACCCCGCGCGTGGCGGCGGCGATGTCGGTTGGTCCCGACGCGCTGCCGCTGCAGGACCCGGCGTTCAAGCAACTGGCGATGCGCGCCCTCGAGGCGGCGAAGGGGGCCGGGGCGTCGTACGCCGATGTGCGCATCTCGCGCAACCGGACGCAGAACGTTTTCACGCGCGAGCGGCGCGTGCAGGGGGTCGTGGACAACGAGACGTTCGGCTTCGGCGTGCGCGTCCTCGTGAACGGGGCCTGGGGGTTTGCCGCCAGCAGCACGATCACGCCGGAGGAGATCGTGCGCGTGGCGCGCCAGGCGGCCCGCCAGGCGCAAGCGTCGCGCCCCACGCAGCTCAAGCCGGTCGTCCTGGCCCCCGGGCAGGCGCCGGTGACCGACGGCACCTGGAAGTCGCCGATCCAGAAGGACCCCTTCGACGTCCCGATCGAGGAGAAGGTGCAGTTGCTCCTGGCGGCGAATGAGGCGGCGCTCAAGGTGAAGGGGGCGCGCTTCTGCACCTCGTCGATGTTCTTCCTGCGGGAGGAGAAGACCTACGCCAACACCGATGGGAGCTACACGGTCCAGACGATCTACCGCGCCCAGCCGTCGCTGACGGTGACGGCGGTGTCGGCCGACTTCACCGACTTCCAGTCGCGCCAGTCGACGGACATCCAGCCCAAGGGGCTCGGCTACGAGCACGTCACCAACGCCAACCTGGTGACCAACGCGACCAAGTGGGCCGAGCAAGCGGTGGAGAAGCTCTCGGCCAAGCCGGTGGAGGTGGGACGTTACGACCTGGTGCTGCACCCCACGCACTTGTGGCTGACGGTGCATGAGGCGTGCGCGCACCCCACGGAGCTGGACCGCGCGCTGGGCTATGAGGCCAACTATGCGGGGACGTCGTTCGCCGCGCCGCCGGAGAAGACGTTAGGCACCCTCAAGTTCGGCTCGCCGCTCATGAACGTGCGCGGTGACCGCTCGCAGGCCGGCTCGCTCTCGGCGTGCGGCTGGGACGACGAAGGGCAGAAGCCCGACGACTTCATGATCATCGAGAAGGGGATCCTCGTGAACTACCACGCGATTACCCGCATGCAGGCCCCCTTTCTCGACTGGTGGTACCGGAAGAACGGGAAGCCGCTCAAGTCGCAGGGGTGCTCGTACTCGCAGAGCTGGGCCGACGTGCAGTTCGAGCGCATGCCCAACGTGTCGCTCATGCCGGGGACGACCGAGCGCTCGTTCGAGGACATCATCGCGGCCACCGACAAGGGGATCGCGATCGTGGGCGACGGGTCGTTCTCGATCGACCAGCAGCGCTACAACGCGCAGTTTGGCGGACAGCTGTTCTATGAGATCAAGGGAGGCAAGGTCGTTGGCATGCTGAAGGACGTGGCCTACCAGATTCGCACGCCGGAGTTCTGGGCGGCGATGGACATGATCGGCGGACCGAAGAGTTACGAACTGTGCGGCGCCTTTGGCGATGCCAAGGGACAACCCTCGCAATCGAACGCCGTATCGCATGGGTGCGTCCCGACGCGCCATCGCCAGATCAACGTGATCAACACCGGGAGGCAGGGATGA